The Candidatus Desulfatibia profunda genomic sequence GGTGATACCGCTGTTTATGACACCATTGTGCGGATGGCCCAGGATTTTTCTTTAAGATATCCCCTGGTAGACGGTCAGGGTAATTTCGGTTCCATAGACGGCGACCCGCCTGCTGCCATGCGTTATACCGAAATCAGAATGATGCCCCTGGCCCATCAGATGCTGGAAGATTTGGAAAAAGAGACCGTCAACTTCGGGCCCAACTATGATGAATCCTTAACAGAGCCTTTGGTGCTCCCGGCCAAAGTACCCAATCTTTTGATCAACGGTTCTGCGGGCATTGCCGTCGGTATGGCAACCAACATCCCGCCGCACAATCTTTCAGAAGTGATTGAAGCCACAAAGGCCCTCATCGACAACCCTGAACTGACATGGCAGGATCTTCTCCGTTACATACCGGGACCTGACTTTCCGACCGGCGGGATTATTTACGGGACCAAAGGAATTTATGAAGCCTATCAAAGCGGCCGCGGAATCATCCGGATACGGGCAAGAGCTCTGGTTGAAATTGACAAAAGAACTCAAAGAGAGACGATTATCGTTACCGAACTTCCCTATCAGGTGAACAAGGCCAAGCTTATCGAAAAGATAGCAAGCCTCATCCGAGACAAACAAATAGACGGCGTAAAATATGTGCGGGATGAATCCGACCGGGAAGGGATGCGGATCGCTCTGGGTTTAAAAAAAGAGCAAATTGCAGGAGTTATCATCAATCAACTCTACAAGCACACCCAGATGGAAAACAGCTTCGGTATTATCTTTCTGGCCGTTGTAAACAACCAGCCCCAGCTTTTGAACTTGAAAAAGATACTCGAGTGCTTCATCCAGCACCGCAAAGAGATCATCATCCGACGAACCCGGTATGATCTTGGAAAGGCCGAAGCGCGGGCCCATATTCTTGAAGGATTGAAGATTGCTCTTGAACATCTTGATCAGGTCGTTGCCATGATTCGGGCATCAACATCGCCGGACGAAGCCAAAACACGGCTGACCCAAACTTTCGCGCTGACCGTGATCCAGGCGCAGGCGATACTGGACATGCGCTTGCAGCGACTTACCGGCCTTGAACGCGAAAAAATAATGGAAGAATACAAACGTGTTCTCAAGGATATCAATTGGTACAAGGAAATCCTCGCCAGTGAGCGTCTGGTAAAAAACATCATCAAAGACGAACTCTCCCAACTGCAACAAGAGTTCGGAGACCAGCGCCGTACAGAGATCGTAGAGACGACAAAGGAAATCACCATCGAGGATATGATTGTTGAAGAGGACATGGTCGTTACCGTTTCCAACACCGGTTATATCAAACGGAACCCGATCACCCTTTACCGCAGCCAGCAACGTGGCGGCAAGGGTAAAACCGCCATGGGCGTAAAGGACGAAGATTTTGTCAGCCATCTTTTTGTGGCTTCTACCCATCATACCTTTCTGTTTTTTACAAATATGGGGAAAGTTTACTGGTGCAAGGTGTATGAAATTCCCCAGGCCGGCCGCCAGAGCCGCGGCAAAGCGATCGTCAATCTTCTTAACCTTGCTCAGGATGAAAAACTGACGACGGTGCTGGCAGTGCAATCATTTGACCCCGGCTACCATATTATTATGGCAACCCGCAACGGCCTGGTTAAAAAGACGGATCTGATGGCGTTCAGCCGACCCAGGGCAGGGGGTATTATTGCTTTGAGCCTGATGCCTGGTGACGAGTTGATTGCGGCCAGAATTACCGATGGCACCTGGAATGTTTTCTTGGGTTCGGCCACGGGCAAATCGATACGTTTTCACGAGTCCGATGTCCGTCCCACCGGCCGTGTCGCCATGGGCGTACGCGGACTGCGGCTTGCTCCGGAAGACCGAATTGTAAGCATGGAGGTTTTAAGCCATGGCCAGACGCTGTTTACCGCAACGGAAAATGGATACGGAAAGAGAACTTCCATTGATGAATATCCGCTTCAAAAACGTGGCGGCAAGGGGGTCATAACGATCAAAACCAGCCAGAGGAACGGACCGGTCGTCGGCAGCCTGCTTGTTGATGACGACGACGACCTGATGCTGATGGCGGACAGCGGAAAGCTGATACGCATCGCTGTGAGTGGCATTTCGGTGATCAGCCGCAATACACAAGGTGTCAAGCTCATCGGGATGATGTCCGGAGAAAGGGTCGCCGGTGTTGCCAGGCTTGCGGAAAAGGAAGATTATCTCGGCGAATGATAGGGCTTTCAGATGGAAAAACGAATTCTTGTAAATGATATCAAAATCGGTGTTGTAGGGGCCGGTTCCTGGGGTACCGCCCTGGCGAATCTTTTAGGGTTAAAGGGTTATAAAATAGATCTGTGGGTATTTGAAAAGGAAGTAAAAGAGCAAATCGAAACCTACGGTGAAAACCGGGTTTTTCTTCCGGGTTTTCCGCTTTCGGACAATTTGAGGCCGTCCAACGATATCGCCCGGGTGGTTTCAGGAAAAGAACTTGTACTGCTTGTTGTTCCGTCGCACGTCATGCGGGAAACAGCCCAAAAAATGTCAGGTCATCTCTCTGAGGAGACGATCCTGGTATCGGCTGCCAAGGGTATTGAAAATAAAACCCATCTAACCATGTCCGGAGTGTTGAAAGAAGTCTTTTTTGAAATCCCGGAGAGTTCCTTTGCAGTTCTTTCCGGTCCGAGTTTTGCCCGTGAAGTCGCCAAGAAATTTCCCACCGTTGTTACGGTGGCATCGAAAGACCAACAGGTCGCCGAGTATGTTCAGCATGTTTTTGCCACTCCCTATTTCAGAGTCTATACCAGCGATGACCTTATCGGCGTTGAACTGGGCGGTGCCGTTAAAAATGTGATTGCCATCGCCGCCGGAATTATTGACGGCCTTGGGCTTGGATTAAATACCAGAGCCGCCCTGATCACCAGAGGTCTTGCAGAGATCCGCCGGCTGGGCATCAAGCTCGGTGCCAATCCGCACACGTTTGCAGGGCTTGCCGGTGTCGGTGATTTGGTGCTGACCTGCACCGGAGATCTCAGCAGGAACCACACCGTGGGGAAAAAAATAGGGGAAGGCATGAAGTTAAATGAGATCCTGTCGGAAATGCGTATGGTCGCAGAAGGCGTTAAAACCGCCAAGTCCGTTTACAACCTGTCGCGCAAGCTTGGTGTTGAGATGCCCATTGCCCACGAGGTCTACCACATGTTATATGAAGGTATTTCACCGGTCGAAGCCGGGCGCAGATTGATGAGCCGTGATCTTAAGCAGGAACTAGATGTTGAAGATGCATGATTTAAGAAACAGCAGGGAGCGGGGAGCGGGGAGCAGGGAGCGAGGAGCGAGGAGTAAGCAATCGGCAGTAAGGAGTAAGCAGTAGGCAGTAGAGAGTAGGCAGAATGGGGTCATCGATTTCCAGCAACCAGTAACCAGCTGCGAGCAACGAGCAACCAGTAAGTAACCAGCAACTCGTAATC encodes the following:
- a CDS encoding NAD(P)H-dependent glycerol-3-phosphate dehydrogenase; protein product: MEKRILVNDIKIGVVGAGSWGTALANLLGLKGYKIDLWVFEKEVKEQIETYGENRVFLPGFPLSDNLRPSNDIARVVSGKELVLLVVPSHVMRETAQKMSGHLSEETILVSAAKGIENKTHLTMSGVLKEVFFEIPESSFAVLSGPSFAREVAKKFPTVVTVASKDQQVAEYVQHVFATPYFRVYTSDDLIGVELGGAVKNVIAIAAGIIDGLGLGLNTRAALITRGLAEIRRLGIKLGANPHTFAGLAGVGDLVLTCTGDLSRNHTVGKKIGEGMKLNEILSEMRMVAEGVKTAKSVYNLSRKLGVEMPIAHEVYHMLYEGISPVEAGRRLMSRDLKQELDVEDA
- the gyrA gene encoding DNA gyrase subunit A, yielding MRQSEKMSEISIESEMKKSYLDYAMSVIIGRALPEVRDGFKPVHRRALFAMHELKNDWNKPYKKSARIVGDVIGKYHPHGDTAVYDTIVRMAQDFSLRYPLVDGQGNFGSIDGDPPAAMRYTEIRMMPLAHQMLEDLEKETVNFGPNYDESLTEPLVLPAKVPNLLINGSAGIAVGMATNIPPHNLSEVIEATKALIDNPELTWQDLLRYIPGPDFPTGGIIYGTKGIYEAYQSGRGIIRIRARALVEIDKRTQRETIIVTELPYQVNKAKLIEKIASLIRDKQIDGVKYVRDESDREGMRIALGLKKEQIAGVIINQLYKHTQMENSFGIIFLAVVNNQPQLLNLKKILECFIQHRKEIIIRRTRYDLGKAEARAHILEGLKIALEHLDQVVAMIRASTSPDEAKTRLTQTFALTVIQAQAILDMRLQRLTGLEREKIMEEYKRVLKDINWYKEILASERLVKNIIKDELSQLQQEFGDQRRTEIVETTKEITIEDMIVEEDMVVTVSNTGYIKRNPITLYRSQQRGGKGKTAMGVKDEDFVSHLFVASTHHTFLFFTNMGKVYWCKVYEIPQAGRQSRGKAIVNLLNLAQDEKLTTVLAVQSFDPGYHIIMATRNGLVKKTDLMAFSRPRAGGIIALSLMPGDELIAARITDGTWNVFLGSATGKSIRFHESDVRPTGRVAMGVRGLRLAPEDRIVSMEVLSHGQTLFTATENGYGKRTSIDEYPLQKRGGKGVITIKTSQRNGPVVGSLLVDDDDDLMLMADSGKLIRIAVSGISVISRNTQGVKLIGMMSGERVAGVARLAEKEDYLGE